NNNNNNNNNNNNNNNNNNNNNNNNNNNNNNNNNNNNNNNNNNgcgggtgacacataaaagcacccactacactctctgagtggtcggcgttaggaagggcatccagccgtagaaactctgccaagtcggattggagcctggtgtagccatctggtttcaccagtcctcagtcaaattgtccaacccatgctagcatggaaagcggacgttaaacgacgatgatgatatataaccggagaagtgaaggtgcatggctcagtggttagagtgtcgaacttacgatcgtggggtcatgagtttgaatcctggaccaggctgcatattgtgttcttgagcaagacactttatttgacgttgctccaattcactcagctgtagaaatgagttgcgatgtcacagatgtctagctgtatcggcctttgcctttcccttggattacaCTGGTGGCATAGAGaggagaggccggtatgcatgggcgactgctggtcttccataaacaaccttacctggacttgtgcctgggagggtaactttctaggtgcaatcccatggtcagtcatggctGAAGGGGTTCTCAGCAACCAGagaatgaacaagcaaaacatatGGTCTCACTTTAgagtatttaatttataatttaaacataGTGCTGAGTAgttatagtaaataaataaagtctCAATTTAATACATAcaccaaaagagctactaatagtttcatgattttatgatactttaactaggcatattcataaaatacaccatgtatctccaagcaatctttcaagcTCTGTTTATgtgctaaatatattttaaaaacaaagattttaaaaacaaggagtaaaaatgaaaaggaaaaacacaaaaaaaggtTAATGCAAAAAAtggaatgagaagaaagaaatgaaagtgtagtgggaatatatattcagtaccaggtgttgatgttgctgcatgtatattattacaagagttcatatagagatgaagaatcaattcaagaactatatatttactacataaaaatatattttatttactggtcgatgatgatacataatcaaaatgtagaatctagttgaatgaagtaatctatgcaagaaagttcagagataggaaatatagaaatagcagctaagtggTTTTCAGTTATGTGgtatagagaaatagatggacATATCAATGACatgaatggctctaagtctaatcgactaagaaacgaagagcagggttagcaaaaactagacattctagaaacttctaAGAGAAatgctaagcttcttgaataattaaaaatcacATCTCATGACACAGATGGTTCGAGAAACTTagtaaagggaggttactctgTAAGCcttcttgcaagggagatcattcaatTATTTAACTACATAGACCACTACACACCCCCTAGGCAGAGGTAACATTATAcaattttagtagaaagtgggttatacatctttagattgtatacctgactttctactataaaattaaagaaacNNNNNNNNNNNNNNNNNNNNNNNNNNNNNNNNNNNNNNNNNNNNNNNNNNNNNNNNNNNNNNNNNNNNNNNNNNNNNNNNNNNNNNNNNNNNNNNNNNNNNNNNNNNNNNNNNNNNNNNNNNNNNNNNNNNNNNNNNNNNNNNNNNNNNNNNNNNNNNNNNNNNNNNNNNNNNNNNNNNNNNNNNNNNNNNNNNNNNNNNNNNNNNNNNNNNNNNNNNNNNNNNNNNNNNNNNNNNNNNNNNNNNNNNNNNNNNNNNNNNNNNNNNNNNNNNNNNNNNNNNNNNNNNNNNNNNNNNNNNNNNNNNNNNNNNNNNNNNNNNNNNNNNNNNNNNNNNNNNNNNNNNNNNNNNNNNNNNNNNNNNNNNNNNNNNNNNNNNNNNNNNNNNNNNNNNNNNNNNNNNNNNNNNNNNNNNNNNNNNNNNNNNNNNNNNNNNNNNNNNNNNNNNNNNNNNNNNNNNNNNNNNNNNNNNNNNNNNNNNNNNNNNNNNNNNNNNNNNNNNNNNNNNNNNNNNNNNNNNNNNNNNNNNNNNNNNNNNNNNNNNNNNNNNNNNNNNNNNNNNNNNNNNNNNNNNNNNNNNNNNNNNNNNNNNNNNNNNNNNNNNNNNNNNNNNNNNNNNNNNNNNNNNNNNNNNNNNNNNNNNNNNNNNNNNNNNNNNNNNNNNNNNNNNNNNNNNNNNNNNNNNNNNNNNNNNNNNNNNNNNNNNNNNNNNNNNNNNNNNNNNNNNNNNNNNNNNNNNNNNNNNNNNNNNNNNNNNNNNNNNNNNNNNNNNNNNNNNNNNNNNNNNNNNNNNNNNNNNNNNNNNNNNNNNNNNNNNNNNNNNNNNNNNNNNNNNNNNNNNNNNNNNNNNNNNNNNNNNNNNNNNNNNNNNNNNNNNNNNNNNNNNNNNNNNNNNNNNNNNNNNNNNNNNNNNNNNNNNNNNNNNNNNNNNNNNNNNNNNNNNNNNNNNNNNNNNNNNNNNNNNNNNNNNNNNNNNNNNNNNNNNNNNNNNNNNNNNNNNNNNNNNNNNNNNNNNNNNNNNNNNNNNNNNNNNNNNNNNNNNNNNNNNNNNNNNNNNNNNNNNNNNNNNNNNNNNNNNNNNNNNNNNNNNNNNNNNNNNNNNNNNNNNNNNNNNNNNNNNNNNNNNNNNNNNNNNNNNNNNNNNNNNNNNNNNNNNNNNNNNNNNNNNNNNNNNNNNNNNNNNNNNNNNNNNNNNNNNNNNNNNNNNNNNNNNNNNNNNNNNNNNNNNNNNNNNNNNNNNNNNNNNNNNNNNNNNNNNGGTAATGAGTCAGTCTCCATGGccgtatttgttctttagtcgaggttcaccagttataagttggtaATCCATAGTTCATGCTGCGTTTTTTCTTcgtcgggggtcaccactttagtagaaagtgggttatacatctttagattgtatacctgactttctactataaaattaaagaaactgACAGAACACTGAACTcaagactaaacaacttaaacaacatttatttacttggtaaaacatacatatctttagttatacatctttagaggtgagaataacgagctgtcgagtataagaccgaaagatgtagagacagctttaaacacacgtccttgctcaatcgctggccagcaagaaagagaatgaattgagtgggaaatgcttgcttgtttaatcctacgcatgcgcaggcgttactacacaataatgaaaataataaaaatgtataccTCATAAAATGTCAAGCTATAGAAACAACATCACAGTTCAAATGTAATAAATGTTTGTTAAATTCTTGGGCCAATGCACAGGTCTAGCACTTTTGGTAGTCAGAGTTTGTGAAGTGTGTAAAGGACgcgtttgtaatgctgtgtgtatGTTGTCTGTAGTGGGGTTGGAAATAGTTTTTTTCCATATGAGCCCTTTTTAGTctatcaacagaaatattgacTTTACGACCGTTAAGGTCTAAGGTGAAAACTTTATCTGTACAAGAAAGCACATGAAATGGCCCTGAATACAGGGGCTGTTAAAGGATGTTTAACGGCATCGTTATGAACAAAACCATGAGTCCAGGAAGAATAGTCCTTAGGCAAATATGTTTTAATGTCTTGTTTTCTGGTGTTCATATGTGATAACTTTGACATATAATCACGCAAGCGTTCAACAAAATTTGTAGTATCAATATCTTGCATGTTTGCAGGAACAATTATCTGACCAGGCAGCATCAAGGAAGAACCATAAAGTAATTCTGCAGGAGAATATCCAATATCTTCTTTGATAGAGGAGCGGAGACCCAAGAGAacaataggaagaaattcaattgATTGAAATGAATCAGAAGCACACAATGCAGCTTTAAGCTGTCGGTGAAATCTTTCGATCATATCGTTCGAAGCTGGGTGGTAACTAATGGAATGGATGTGTTTACTTCCTAAAATCTTGGTTAGTTCCTGGAAAAGCTTAGCTTCAAATTGACGTCCGcaatctgttgttatttttacaggTGTTCTGAAATGAGAGATCCATCCTGTGACTAAAGCTTGTGCCACAGTTAGAGAAGAGATGTCTGTGAGTGGAGTGACTTCTGGCCAGTGGGAAAAATGATAAATACAGGTTAATAAAAACATGTAGCCCTGACTCACAGGTCAAGGTCCTACTATATCAACATGTATGTGCTGGAATCGTGCATCTGGAGTGGATAAAGTACCCAATGGTGcacggatatatttatataccttcgATCTTTGACAATCGACACAGGTACGAGTCCAATTAGTTATGTTTCGACGCATGTTCGGCCAAACAAAACGAGCTGAAATAAGCTTCAATGTTGCTGTTATACCAGGATGTGAAATATTGTGTAGTGCTGAGAAAACGATATGGCAATGCTTTTCAGGAACTAAAGGGCGAGGTTTACTAGAAGAAAAATTGCAAAGGATCTGGTTGTTGTATATTATTCAAATCAACAGATGGCTGATCTTCCGACGTTTCATCCAAGTTAATTTCTGCAGTTGAAAATAACGTGTTAACTGGTAAATGGGATAAAGAATCAGCAACAATGTTCTCAGAACCtggaatatatcatatatcactTGTGAATTGTGAAATGTAATCCAAATGTTGAATGTCTCTTGGAGAAAATTTATCTGGCTTGCAGTGCAAAGCGAATGATAACGGCTTATGGTCTGTAAATATAGTGAAGTTTCTCCCTTCCAAAATGTGTTGGAAGTGTTTAACTGAGAGGTAAATAGCTAACAGTTTATAACTGAATGTGCTATATTTAGTTTCAGCTGGTTTTAAGTGATTAGAGAAAAACGCCAGAGGTTGCCATTCACCATGGTGGAGTTGTTGAATGACTGCATCAACACCAATTTCAGATGTGTCAACTACAAGAGAAATTTTGGCATCAAGAATGGGGTGAGCTAACATGGAGACACAAGAGAGTTTCTTATAATCTTATAATCACATCTACTAGATGTTAAACAACTATGAATAGGAGAGAACAAGGAGAAGGGGATATCATATCAGTGGGTGAAAGGGGAAGGGAAGAAAGGCTGAGTATGCCACATATTTTCAGTTAGGGCTAAACCATTGAACTATAATGAGGGGAGAGATAAGAAAGACTTTAATTTGATCAAAAAAGCTGACAATATTAAACTTCTAATGTTAACAATATACTTCAtgtcatttataatatttttggtAAATGCAACATAACATTAATTTGGATATCTTTTATTTCAGatctagaaagaaaatataggTAAAATATAGTAAGAGTGTTCAGTGAAATCAATTCTGCATTAAAAGGATGGTTGTTGCTTTTTACAAAGAATTTTGATTTTTTGCAGCGATAGGACACTGATTTTTGTTAAAAGTGATATATGCGAATTACTGCACAGTGATAAGATGCTGACTTTTTAAAATTGATACTCAAGTGCTTTTTAAGTGATATATACAAATGAAGTAAGGTGgtgaagcaaagaaatatttcttataagTAAAACACTTTCAGATATTAAAGACAGTCAACTGCTTATAAGCGAAGAAATTCTGCAAAATCACATGACGACAAACAATCCTAAAATGCTAGGGAACCACATTGTTTGCTGTGGTGTAACACATGATCAGTAACTGAAATGTAATAATGGCTGTTGTTTGttgaataataatgtttcaatacCTAGCAAAGTGGGAATACCAGCTATCAGAATAAATCATGTGCAGGAGAAAGTTTTAGCttcaattgtcaagtgatgatgggtgggagtcaacacacaccacacacataaatatatatatgtattaaagtcagataaggccagtttatgggattaccttaggttttaTGTCCATAAAGGGCTtaactttatggcgtatcatcagatccAAAAACTTGTTGGCTTAAGGCTTCTCTGATGATATGCTGTAAAGCTAAGCCCTTTATGGGtgtgaaacctaaggtaatcccaaaaattggccttatctaactttgatatatactgctctataacttagagtgtacttcttttttcggatttatgtttttacaggcgatatatatatatatatatatatatatatatatatatatatatatatatatatatatatatatatatatatatacagatatttatatatttacagaatagatttacatggagtacaaaaaaaaatgggaaaccAGGATAAGAGGACATGGTGTTTCAGGTCCAACAGCTGTTTTGTGGGGCTCATAATTACgtaatagttgtaatgttggcagatgGAGTGTGCAGAAAGTCAAGGATATGCAACCAGTAGTGGATACATATAAACAGTACCATAAATCTAACCTCTGTCTTCAGGGTAGAGATCTAACGTTTTGGATTATAATACAGGGAATTTAAGGGTTGGAAGGATGATGAAAAAGGCAAATAGAAGTAGGTGGTTTGGGAGGCAGGTGGGGAATGTTGAAGCAGAAGAAGAGTTAGAAGAGGCAGAGCAGGGAGGTGGAGGGGTGGGATGAGTAGCATTGTGAAGAGTGGTGTCCTTGTTGGGTGTTTTGGCAACAGGTGTTGTTAATCAGATGGTGAAGGCTATAGAACTGAGTAAGGGAAATAGGTATGATGAGGGAAGGGAAGGGATTTAGTTATAGATGCCAGCAGGGAGTTAAAGGGGAAATTTGAGGTAGAAAGTTATAAGGGTAAATAGTAAATAGAGAGGTGGAGAGATAGGTTGGTAACAATGGCAAGGGGTAGGTAGTGCTAAATGGTTCTGGTTGAGGATGAAGCTAGGAGAGGGTTGAGAAGGAATTCAAAGTATGAgggtgtggtggtggtatagGATGTGCTAGGTAGGAGAATGTGTGAAAGGAATGGATAGATATAGAAGAGAGGTTAAATAGAAGAAATATCTTGCTAACATGGTTAAGCTGTAATTTAAAGTTGTATTGTAATTAAGGGAATTATATAGACTGTGTGTAATGGATGAACTATGAATAAAATTTGTGTTTACACAAAAGGATTACATCTGATAATCTGTTGAATAATCCtttcatataaacacaaattGTATTCATCGTTTTCCCACTATGCAAAGTCCATATAACTCCCCTAATCAAACAATAGGTTCTCTAAGCACAAAATTTATTCcacattttcccattatgtaAAGTCTTTATTGATTTCTCCTTATTGTGGTTAAGCTCCTATTGCATAGCCAAACTAGCAGCATTTACTTTATCCTTTCTCCTGGTGCTATTTTCTTGTTATCTCAACATACCTTCCACCTCTGCTACCCTACCCCTACTATTCTCCTTCATTGCTTATCTCTTCTAGTCTCTTTGTCTAGTTAGTTGCCATCCCTGACTGACACCACACTGACTTTTCTTTTACCCCCtcctctctcactgtttcttctgTTTAACTTCTGGTCAGTCCCCACTATGTcatagaatttctttttcttctacctgCCTTTCATTTCGTCTTTTCTACACCTATTCGCCCCTTCCTACATGATGGATATCCTCCTCTCTTTCCCTGCTTTTTTTCCTTATTCTGCTTCCTCTCTCCCTTCAACCATTTAACTTTTTGGCACTGCTATATGAACTGCATTTTCCACCTTTTCTTGACAAGGGAAGGGGTGGGGCAAACTTATAATATCTCCATGTGACTGTTTACTGGTTGCATACCCAAGACATTTTGTGTATTCCATCTGAAAATTATGACTATTTCAATTATTATGTAGCTTCaagcttcctgaaacagctgtcaagttaAGAAATTATGTACTTTCTTCAtagtattctgtatattttatactctatgtaaatgtatgcatgtgtgtgtgtgtatttcttaatatacatagaattaagtgtctgtgtgtgcatgcatgtgtgtgtatatatatatatatatatatatatatatgcagtatgtaatatatatttatatatatatatatatatatatatatatatatatatatatatatatatatatatatatatatatatatatatatatatatgcagtatataatatatatttatatacacacacacatagatatctacatacacatatatgtatatttagaaagtAGCACTTTATTGATCTTGTGATTTAAAACCTATAATATACCCCTTAGTTTAATATCAGTGTATAGTTAGCATGTCCTACAACATCAATATTCCTTTAGTTAATACAGGATATCAGTCATAGATATaagctaaataagtaaattagcaacttttagttttaaatacttgaattattatacattttctatagatcttctctattgatgttactaagttgtatatatacttcatcatggttttagtgattaagctattttatatccttttctatggtgttctaccctacctgaaaattttaatacattttaatactttataattGCCTTTAGATAAACCTAAATTTTTGTACccctataaattatataaaacaatatgggTATCTTCACAGCTTAAAattaaactgcttagattataatttaattaatttatagtaAATTTCTTCTTTCGCCTCAATGCTAAATCTTCttgataaccctaaattttaactttatacatatggctatattgtttaaaatagttTTAGTAATTATTTATCCCTTTCTTAAAGTGTTCCATCCTCCTGATCTTAATATTTATATTGGCCTTTATATAAGTAGCCCTTCTAATTAAGTACCCCTAAGAAACTGTAATATCATGTATGGATTAACACTAATAACTTTTAAAACCTATATTATACTTCTTAATTTAAAATTAGTATATAATTAGCATGTCCTTTTAACATCAGTATTCTTTTAACTAAAACCAGGTATCAGTCTTGACTAAAATAGGCTAAATAAGTTAATAAACAACTTTTAGTTCataatacttaaattattatacattttctgtaaatcttctctattgaagttaataaggtatactctttactcttttacttgtttcagtctttttgactgtggccatgctggagcactgcctttagtcgagcaaatcgaccccaggacttattctttagaagcctagtacttattctattgatctcttttgccgaactgctaagttacggggacataaacacaccagcatcggttgtcaagcgatgttgggggggacaaacacacacatacaaacatatacacacacatacatacacatatatacatatatacgacaggcttctttcagtttccgtctaccaaatccactcacaaggctttggtcggcccgaggctatagtagaagacacttgcccaagatgccacgtagtgggactgaacccgggaccatgtggttggtaagctagctacttaccacacagccactcctattccTTTTTCTTTGGTACTTTACCCTACctgatgattttattattttataatatagcctttaataaatctaatttttgtacccctattaattcatacttagcttatataagaAACTACCAGTATCTCCACAacttaaaataattcaatttaattaaattgatatatagtTAACATGTTCTTTAGCCTCAGTGCCAATAAATTCCAGTTGATCAATCTCCATAGATACCatctaataagttaatatttagataaatattaaactatttctatgtaattttagAGGGGAAAAaaccctctattgtggtaaaatttggtatatactcaaaagtattcaaaaaagttttatccttttgttataacatcattcttaataatcttcttgactaccctaaattttaactttatacaatatgacaatattgtttgaaatgatctTTAGAAATTACTTCAATTATCCCTTTCTTAAAGTGCTCTACCCTCCTGATCTTAGTATTTATAAGGGCCTTTATATAAGTAACCCTTCTAATTAAGTACCcctaagaaactataaatatcatgtatggagtaacaataataatttcaaaaaccTATAATATAATCCttagttttaaaaattagttttaaaaattagAACGTCCTATAACATCAATATTCCTTTAGCTAATACCAGGTATCAGTTTTTATTGATActagctaaataagtaaatatataatttttagtttagtatacttttctataaatcttctctactgatgttaataagatatatatactttatcatgtttttagtgattaagctattttattccttttctatggtgttctgccctacctgattattttatttttttattattttataatagcctttatttatttataaaataaatctaatttttgtatctctataaattcatgcttagcttatataaaacaatactggtatattcactacttaaaataaactgcttagattataatttaattaatatatagttagcatgttcttttacctcagtactcctttattaaataccagtatataccaattgatcaatattcacagataccatctgataagttagtatttaagtatataatatgtataaatattaaactatttctagataatttcttttcctccatctattgtggtaaaagtttggtatatactcagaaatattcaaaaactttttatacttttgttataatattcttcttaataatcttctgaacaaccctaaactttaactttatacaatatggcaatattgttaaaaatatttagctatagtactacatgataagatttCCCGTTTCATTATCAGTGGTCTGCTAGTGACCGGCccccttaattgtcagctaacatcttgatttaagttttcctttaccaaatctcatgatattacttctaataaatcttgatagtTTTTTATGACTATAaccactatgatttctgtcgactccATCAGCCCTATTCCTAACAGACACTGCTCCTTGTTAAAACTAGTCTAtcaattaaaactgaccccataaaacagtgacaagcaaaatctgtaacaagtctttcttcctgataccttagtagcttctaagctgaagtgaaggcagcatgttctttgtctatcacCTTACCTTGgagattttaagtaaaattatactaatgtgtccatctgttttaatttaattaaattctatgtctttatgtagctgaggattgctctacatttaaattgatgtaatggttgcattgttcaattaaatggagttgcttgaaacaatcatactgcattacctctggatatccttgttgcttattttgattttaatcactttattttgaaacagtatggataataccgtactaaattctggtgactcaacttaagtaccatattcatctgatcTAAATttttacgcatgtatatatgtatatgaaacgttatataacataaaaatggaaaaaaaaaacaagctttaTTGCATATTACAACAGTTGTTCTGCACCTGACACCAACTATAAGTCACTGAGTTTTTCTCCATATATCATTACATAAAATTAATCTATAGAatgattatatgaataaatatgtttcaGTAACAGCTATGTGTCAGTTCTTTGTCAAGTAGACTGCTCTTAAGCAATACTGGACTCCTTTGAGTTTCGTCTCTTTTGTATAATGCATATAATCCCTATCTTTCTTTATCAAGCAGTTCATAGATACAAtgccacatatatatttttatagcaagaccaaaaataaaaaggaaagaatatgataatgatattgccaataatgatgataataaaataagataaaagcgacattaataatggtgataataaaaataataatgatgataataataataataatatctccaTGTGACTGTTTACTAATTACATACCCAAGACTTTTTGCATGTTCCATCTGAAAATTATGACTACCACAATTATTATATATTAGGGGTGAAGGATCTATGTGTGGAATGCATGCACTGCATGCCTTACTATTTTTTCAGGATAAATACTTTTtgtgtaatataaaattaattattgataattttcactATCCtcatattcccccccccccattcttttgtttcttaatatGAATTACAATAGTGGTTTTATTTAAGTAGAGAACGCTCCTGTTTGCTCagtgagaaaagaaggaaaatcagAGAATTAATTGCTTTCCTGTTCTTTTTGAAAGTATCATGAAGAAAGAGAAATCCAAAGAGAAGCAGTTTTTTCTCTGCCTGCTTTCAGTCATTGTAAGAGAGTTCTTATTCTCTTTGAGAAGGGAGCATTAAAAAGATAGACAAAACATATGACTAGAGGGGCAAAGACAGAGTAAAGCAATTAGTCACTGCTTGTTTTCTTGTCAGCAGACAGGCTGTCAACATATTTTACTCCCAAAGTGCTGTTTTTACTGCCCTGTACTGCTGAGATCAAAGACATGCCTTTTCAAAGGACTTAAAGCTGTCCTCCTTGCCAGACAGATTTAGACAAGTAGTGTTTAATCcatttataagtttgttttattgctgatTTCATATGATTATTCAGTACTGACTGTAGTCATACTAggacactaccttgaagaatttttagtcaaacaaatcaaccccagtactttttaaaaacctggtacttgttctgtcaaTTTCTCATGCTGAACCATTAACTTACCGGAGCATAAACATGCTAAGATCATtgtcagatggtggtggtggtggggggggacagacacacacacacagatatatacccaatgagcttcttacagtttctatctaccaaatccactcacaaggctttggttggcccaaggctacagtagaaggccaaggtaccatgcagtcaCATTGAACATGGACCCatttgattgggaagcaaacttcttaccacacagccatgcctgctttttaaaaaaatttaacccATGGAGAGTATTTTTGATCTCTTCTTAAGGGCCAAATTCAGTCATGTGACTTCAGAGGTTTCTTATCAATTGTGATTTGCACAATTTGAATACAGCTTTGACAAAACATTGCTATTGAAAACATTAGCTGAAAACAAATTGATACAGCACCAGTTCTATAATTGATCAGTCAAAAAAAGGTTAACTGTCAAGAATTACCATTTAGAGGACACAGTGAAACAAGAATCAGATAATAAGGGTAATTTTCAGTCTATATGTGAAGCAGTATCAGAATAGAATGATTGTTCAAGATCA
This genomic interval from Octopus bimaculoides isolate UCB-OBI-ISO-001 chromosome 4, ASM119413v2, whole genome shotgun sequence contains the following:
- the LOC106876921 gene encoding uncharacterized protein LOC106876921, with translation MFLLTCIYHFSHWPEVTPLTDISSLTVAQALVTGWISHFRTPVKITTDCGRQFEAKLFQELTKILGSKHIHSISYHPASNDMIERFHRQLKAALCASDSFQSIEFLPIVLLGLRSSIKEDIGYSPAELLYGSSLMLPGQIIVPANMQDIDTTNFVERLRDYMSKLSHMNTRKQDIKTYLPKDYSSWTHGFVHNDAVKHPLTAPVFRAISCAFLYR